A genomic segment from Cervus elaphus chromosome 14, mCerEla1.1, whole genome shotgun sequence encodes:
- the SLC45A3 gene encoding solute carrier family 45 member 3: protein MVQRLWASRLLRHRKAQLLLVNLLTFGLEVCLAAGITYVPPLLLEVGVEEKFMTMVLGIGPVLGLVSVPLLGSASDHWRGRYGRRRPFIWALSLGVLLSLFLIPRASRLAGLLCPDTRPLELALLILGVGLLAYCGQLCFTPLEALLSDLFRDPDHCRQAFSVYAFMIGLGGCLGYLLPAIDWDASALAPYLGTQEECLFGLLTLIFLTCVAATAFVAEEAALGPAEPAEGLSAPSVPPCCPCRARLTLWSLGALCPRLRRLCCRMPRALRRLFMAELCSWMAFMTFTLFYTDFVGEGLYQGVPGAEPGTEARRHYDEGVRMGSLGLFLQCAISLLFSLVMDRLVQRFGTRAVYLASVVAFPVAAGATCLSRSLAVVTASAALTGVTFSALQILPYTLASLYHREKQVFLPKYRGDDGGGAGEDGGMTSFLPGPKAAAPFPHGHGGPGGLLAAPPALCGASACDGSVRAVVAEPQEARAVPGRGICLDLAILDSAFLLSQVAPSLFMGFIVQLSQSVTAYMVSAAGLGLVAIYFVTQVVFDKNDLAKYSV from the exons ATGGTCCAGAGGCTGTGGGCAAGCCGCCTGCTGCGGCATCGGAAGGCCCAGCTCCTGCTGGTCAACCTGCTGACCTTCGGCCTGGAGGTGTGCCTGGCGGCAGGCATCACCTACGTGCCGCCCCTCCTGCTGGAagtgggggtggaggagaagtTCATGACCATGGTGCTGG GCATTGGTCCCGTGCTGGGTCTGGTCTCGGTCCCGCTGCTTGGCTCAGCCAGTGACCACTGGCGTGGGCGCTACGGCCGCCGGAGGCCCTTCATCTGGGCCCTGTCCCTGGGCGTCCTGCTGAGCCTCTTCCTCATCCCGAGGGCCAGCCGGCTGGCGGGGCTGCTGTGCCCGGACACCAGGCCGCTGGAGCTGGCACTGCTGATCCTGGGCGTGGGGCTGCTGGCCTACTGTGGGCAGCTGTGCTTCACGCCCCTGGAGGCCCTGCTCTCCGACCTCTTCCGGGACCCAGACCACTGTCGCCAGGCCTTCTCCGTCTACGCCTTCATGATCGGCCTGGGCGGCTGCCTGGGCTACCTCCTGCCCGCCATCGACTGGGACGCCAGTGCCCTGGCGCCCTACCTGGGCACCCAGGAGGAGTGCCTCTTTGGCCTGCTCACGCTCATCTTCCTCACCTGCGTGGCGGCCACGGCGTTTGTGGCCGAGGAGGCGGCCCTGGGCCCCGCCGAGCCTGCGGAAGGGCTCTCCGCCCCCTCGGTGCCGCCCTGCTGCCCGTGCCGTGCCCGCCTGACCCTGTGGAGCCTGGGCGCCCTCTGTCCTCGGCTGCGCCGGCTCTGTTGCCGCATGCCCCGCGCCCTGCGCCGGCTCTTCATGGCGGAGCTGTGCAGCTGGATGGCGTTCATGACGTTCACGTTATTTTACACGGACTTTGTGGGCGAGGGGCTGTACCAGGGCGTGCCCGGGGCCGAGCCAGGCACGGAGGCCCGCAGACACTATGACGAAG gcgTCCGGATGGGCAGCCTGGGGCTGTTCCTGCAGTGTGCCATCTCCCTGCTCTTCTCCCTGGTCATGGACCGGCTGGTGCAGCGGTTCGGCACCCGGGCGGTCTACCTGGCCAGCGTGGTGGCCTTCCCCGTGGCGGCCGGCGCCACATGCCTGTCCCGCAGCCTGGCGGTGGTGACTGCCTCGGCTGCCCTCACCGGCGTCACCTTCTCTGCCCTGCAGATCCTGCCCTACACGCTCGCCTCCCTCTACCACCGCGAGAAGCAG gtttTCCTGCCCAAGTACCGAGGAGACGACGGAGGCGGTGCCGGCGAGGACGGCGGGATGACCAGCTTCCTGCCGGGCCCCAAGGCCGCGGCGCCCTTCCCGCACGGACACGGGGGACCTGGCGGCCTGCTGGCAGCCCCGCCCGCTCTCTGCGGGGCCTCCGCCTGCGACGGCTCCGTGCGCGCCGTGGTGGCTGAGCCGCAGGAGGCCAGGGCAGTCCCGGGCCGCGGCATCTGCCTGGACCTGGCCATCCTGGACAGCGCCTTCCTGCTGTCTCAGGTGGCCCCgtctctgttcatgggcttcatCGTTCAGCTCAGCCAGTCCGTCACTGCCTACATGGTCTCGGCGGCAGGCCTGGGTctggttgccatttactttgtcaCGCAGGTAGTATTTGACAAGAATGACTTGGCCAAATACTCTGTGTAG